Part of the Streptomyces sp. NBC_01264 genome, TGCTGACGGGTGCGGCGACCGAGGAGTTCAACCTGCTGGAAGCGGAGTTCGAGGCCGCCGGGAGCGAGATCGAGACCGTCGCGCGCGAGGAGATAGCCGAGGACTTCGCCTTCGTGGCCTCCGCGTACGGATTCCAGGACGCGGACGTGGAGGCGCTCATCGCCCCCCGGGAGTGGTGAGGCCCCCCAGGCCTTCGGGCCCCGCAGGCCCTCTGACCTCGGCCGAATACTGGTCTGGACCGGCCCGCGGCAATCTGAGACCGTTCCCTGAACGACCCCTGGCGTCCGGCCTCGGGGGGTTCCACACATCACCTCCACCAGCTTTCCTGTGCATCCCTGTTCCTGACGGCACGTCAGTTCAGTAATCTGACTACGCGTCAGTTATTGAGATTCGTCGAGGTTCATCGAGCAGGAGCGGGCGGAACGATGCTTGGATCTACTCACGGCACCCTCACCACCGACTTCCGCGCACGTGTCGAGGCCTGCGG contains:
- a CDS encoding DUF5713 family protein, producing MLITNRQVAARSFLKPLYADAYYPDHVLDQGRAILLRLCARIEAEAPSDLAALYVLTGAATEEFNLLEAEFEAAGSEIETVAREEIAEDFAFVASAYGFQDADVEALIAPREW